One Candidatus Kryptobacter tengchongensis DNA window includes the following coding sequences:
- a CDS encoding SSU ribosomal protein S13P, with protein sequence MARIAGVELPRNKRAFIALTYIYGIGRSSALKILQKAGVDPMKKIGELTDEEISKIRDIINAEYKVEGALRAEIQMNIKRLMDIGCYRGLRHRRGLPVRGQRTRTNARTRKGKRKTVPGKKKATAKK encoded by the coding sequence ATGGCAAGGATAGCAGGAGTAGAGTTGCCGAGAAATAAGAGAGCATTTATCGCTTTAACTTATATCTATGGAATAGGGAGAAGCTCAGCTCTTAAGATACTCCAGAAAGCGGGTGTTGACCCGATGAAAAAAATTGGTGAGTTAACAGATGAGGAAATCAGCAAGATAAGAGATATTATAAACGCTGAATATAAGGTTGAGGGTGCTTTAAGGGCTGAGATCCAAATGAACATTAAGCGTCTTATGGATATTGGGTGTTATCGTGGTTTAAGGCATCGCCGTGGATTGCCAGTTCGTGGTCAGAGAACGAGGACGAATGCGAGAACAAGGAAAGGGAAGAGGAAAACAGTTCCAGGCAAGAAGAAGGCAACAGCTAAGAAATAA
- a CDS encoding nucleoid DNA-binding protein, which translates to MDKNEFLNSLSKRAGISYDEAKLFYDKFIQRFVKVLKSGQSVRISGFGEFKEKARKTRRVFDPKTGFEKVIPSKIVVSFSPAKIFLEKVNIKYKNLKPVVVKAQSAVVEEKDLDEFNLTFFESGKKQEDVKIEFNAVEEEPVVEEFKISKLKDGEDYLYLPDESKAVERFEDIDIDVPVFDVFQNVRMIKNGEEMYEDKIKTNNKEVKMPEFDLTEEPRQQPEKKTSKKFFDDTQKEEVPSMAFEYEEENNKRTGFWVFLFVVFLIFVGGVIFLLNQYGYIHLWGEGKKTSKVEFKQPEEVIVTTPEVKPRVETPPVSEERKPQPVITTPKPEKPSISKPIPKVGKSYVIQVASFQDKKLADALASDLKKKGYNAFVERAFVEWKGGNWYRVRVGFFDSIEQANEMARKLKKDARVEKIWVSEAVRSITK; encoded by the coding sequence ATGGATAAAAATGAATTTTTAAATTCTCTGTCAAAGCGTGCGGGGATTTCCTATGATGAAGCGAAGTTGTTTTATGATAAATTTATTCAAAGATTTGTAAAAGTTCTGAAATCGGGACAAAGCGTTAGAATTTCCGGTTTTGGCGAGTTCAAAGAAAAAGCGCGAAAGACAAGAAGAGTTTTTGACCCAAAGACAGGATTTGAAAAAGTCATCCCATCAAAAATTGTTGTTAGCTTTTCACCAGCAAAAATTTTCCTTGAGAAGGTCAACATAAAGTATAAGAATCTGAAACCAGTTGTCGTCAAGGCTCAATCAGCAGTTGTTGAAGAGAAAGATTTGGATGAGTTCAATCTCACATTTTTTGAGTCGGGGAAAAAACAGGAAGATGTAAAAATTGAATTTAATGCGGTGGAAGAAGAACCAGTTGTTGAGGAGTTTAAAATTTCTAAACTTAAAGATGGGGAAGATTACCTTTATTTGCCTGATGAATCTAAAGCGGTTGAAAGGTTTGAGGATATAGATATTGATGTTCCAGTTTTTGATGTTTTTCAAAATGTTAGGATGATTAAAAATGGCGAGGAGATGTATGAAGATAAAATAAAAACTAATAATAAGGAGGTAAAAATGCCAGAATTTGATTTAACCGAAGAACCACGACAGCAGCCGGAGAAAAAAACATCCAAAAAATTTTTTGATGATACACAAAAAGAGGAGGTGCCATCTATGGCGTTTGAATATGAGGAAGAAAACAACAAGCGAACAGGTTTTTGGGTTTTTCTTTTTGTGGTGTTTTTAATCTTTGTTGGCGGGGTTATATTTCTCCTGAATCAGTATGGTTATATTCATCTTTGGGGTGAAGGTAAAAAGACAAGCAAAGTTGAATTTAAACAGCCAGAAGAAGTTATTGTGACGACGCCAGAGGTCAAGCCAAGGGTGGAAACTCCGCCTGTAAGTGAGGAAAGAAAACCACAGCCAGTTATTACAACTCCAAAGCCCGAGAAGCCAAGTATTTCAAAGCCGATTCCAAAGGTAGGGAAAAGTTATGTGATTCAGGTTGCTTCATTTCAAGATAAAAAGTTAGCTGATGCTCTTGCAAGTGATTTGAAGAAAAAGGGTTATAATGCGTTTGTTGAGAGGGCGTTTGTTGAATGGAAGGGTGGAAATTGGTATCGTGTTCGGGTCGGATTTTTTGATTCAATTGAACAGGCGAATGAAATGGCAAGGAAATTGAAAAAAGATGCAAGGGTTGAAAAGATTTGGGTAAGTGAGGCTGTAAGAAGTATAACCAAGTAA
- a CDS encoding SSU ribosomal protein S11P produces the protein MAKVKKQKKKIQVDAHGIAHIKATFNNTIVTITDRYGNVLAWSSGGRIGYKGTKKGTPFAAQLAAEAAAKEAYNLGVRKVDVLVKGPGSGREAAIRALQTAGLEILTIRDVTPIPHNGCRPPKRRRV, from the coding sequence TTGGCGAAGGTAAAGAAGCAAAAAAAGAAAATCCAGGTAGACGCTCACGGTATAGCACATATCAAGGCGACATTTAACAATACCATAGTTACGATAACGGATAGATATGGTAATGTCCTTGCATGGTCATCTGGTGGTAGGATAGGTTATAAAGGTACTAAAAAAGGAACACCGTTTGCGGCACAACTTGCTGCTGAAGCAGCGGCAAAGGAAGCATATAATCTTGGTGTTAGAAAAGTTGATGTCCTTGTTAAAGGTCCAGGTTCTGGAAGAGAAGCAGCTATTCGTGCGCTTCAAACCGCAGGGCTTGAGATACTTACAATTCGGGATGTGACCCCAATTCCGCATAATGGCTGTAGACCACCTAAGAGAAGAAGAGTTTAA
- a CDS encoding large subunit ribosomal protein L17 — protein sequence MRHLKKGRKLKRTHSHRKATLSALATALFLHKRIVTTVAKAKEARRFAEKLITKAKRGDVHSRRLVAKFIRNRQALKELFNEIAPRVMDRPGGYTRVVRLGFRRGDSAELAVLELVDYNIGTGMVKPKKEKKAETQPAGEQVSKQPST from the coding sequence ATGCGACATCTGAAAAAGGGAAGGAAACTCAAAAGGACACATAGCCATAGGAAAGCAACTCTTTCTGCACTTGCAACCGCACTATTTCTTCATAAGCGAATCGTTACAACCGTTGCTAAGGCAAAGGAGGCAAGAAGATTCGCTGAAAAGTTGATAACCAAGGCAAAACGTGGTGATGTTCATTCAAGACGACTTGTGGCAAAATTTATAAGAAATAGACAAGCCTTAAAGGAGCTGTTCAACGAGATTGCACCAAGAGTTATGGATAGACCTGGTGGTTATACCAGAGTTGTTCGCCTTGGCTTTAGGCGTGGTGATTCAGCTGAGCTTGCTGTGCTTGAACTTGTTGATTATAATATTGGAACTGGAATGGTTAAACCAAAGAAAGAAAAGAAAGCAGAAACTCAACCTGCTGGAGAACAAGTCTCAAAACAGCCATCAACTTGA
- a CDS encoding Photosynthetic reaction center cytochrome C subunit, producing MRKTALFYTSFIFLVIIGLVVAVDLTNSQSQRRFGRNLQVLTEVQSKEQLQKIMEGIADALGVKCNYCHDVNNYASDVKETKKKARVMLKMVMTINRDFINWEGAEVVDCYTCHRGQTKPQIKGALK from the coding sequence ATGAGAAAGACAGCTCTTTTTTATACATCGTTTATATTTTTGGTTATAATTGGGTTAGTCGTTGCGGTTGATTTAACGAATTCACAATCTCAAAGAAGATTCGGGCGGAATCTTCAAGTTTTGACGGAGGTTCAATCAAAGGAACAACTGCAAAAAATTATGGAAGGGATTGCAGATGCACTTGGTGTTAAGTGCAATTACTGTCACGATGTAAACAATTATGCGAGCGATGTCAAGGAAACAAAGAAAAAAGCAAGAGTGATGCTTAAAATGGTTATGACGATAAATCGGGATTTCATCAACTGGGAAGGCGCTGAGGTGGTTGATTGCTATACATGCCATCGTGGACAAACCAAACCACAGATTAAAGGTGCATTAAAATAA
- a CDS encoding DNA-binding protein HU-beta: protein MTKDEFTKLLAKDMKWSVAKTERVLDAFFNLVSEILIKEKKLNLFRFGVFTVKHRASRKGRNPKTGEELILPPKEYPYFKPSKSIISAINNR from the coding sequence ATGACCAAAGATGAATTTACAAAGTTGCTTGCGAAAGATATGAAGTGGAGCGTGGCAAAGACGGAAAGAGTTCTTGATGCGTTTTTTAATCTCGTATCTGAAATTTTGATAAAGGAGAAAAAGTTAAATTTATTCAGATTCGGGGTTTTCACTGTAAAACATAGGGCAAGCAGAAAGGGGCGCAATCCAAAAACTGGCGAGGAATTGATTTTGCCACCCAAAGAGTATCCTTATTTCAAGCCAAGTAAATCAATAATTAGCGCAATTAACAATAGGTAG
- a CDS encoding GTP-binding protein gives MKITSARFVASLTDVRQLPTDGLPEIALVGRSNVGKSSLINKLCGKKNLAFISSTPGKTQALNYFLINESFYIVDLPGYGYARVPEHVKAGWSKLIENYLSNREQIKLVLHIVDARHEPTELDKMMAGWLDYFKIPYVIVITKIDKIARSKITKQVDMIKNAFGKLKYCQDFIIFSAITGVGKNELLSIIEKYISSPTKQRIQRKQPQVAQEK, from the coding sequence ATGAAGATAACATCCGCAAGATTTGTGGCAAGCCTGACAGATGTGAGACAGCTCCCAACCGATGGACTTCCTGAAATTGCACTTGTTGGAAGATCAAATGTGGGGAAATCATCACTTATCAACAAACTCTGTGGCAAAAAAAATCTCGCCTTTATAAGCTCAACCCCTGGAAAAACACAAGCTTTAAATTACTTCTTGATCAACGAATCATTCTACATTGTTGATTTGCCTGGTTATGGTTATGCTCGTGTCCCCGAACATGTTAAAGCTGGGTGGAGCAAGCTTATAGAAAATTACCTCAGCAACAGGGAACAAATAAAACTTGTCCTTCACATCGTTGATGCCCGGCACGAACCAACTGAGCTTGACAAAATGATGGCTGGATGGCTTGATTACTTTAAAATTCCTTATGTTATCGTGATAACGAAAATTGACAAAATTGCCAGAAGTAAAATAACGAAGCAAGTTGATATGATAAAAAATGCCTTTGGAAAATTAAAATACTGTCAGGACTTTATCATTTTTTCAGCTATTACTGGCGTTGGTAAAAATGAATTGCTCTCAATAATTGAAAAGTATATTTCAAGCCCCACAAAACAACGCATCCAGAGAAAACAACCTCAAGTAGCTCAAGAAAAATAA
- a CDS encoding SSU ribosomal protein S4P yields MGRYTGPVCKLCRRERMKLYLKGEKCYTEKCPLERKNYPPGQHGPLRRARLSEYGIQLREKQKLRRIYGVLERQFRRYFEMATRQKGKTGENLIKILERRLDNVVYRLGFAPSRKAARQLVKHRHILVNGKIVDIPSYLVEPGDEIRVRDKSKELEIIHNSLKRVTESSLVPWLQLNKATLSGVFMYIPERSEIPINVNEQLIVELYSK; encoded by the coding sequence ATGGGAAGATACACAGGTCCAGTTTGTAAACTTTGCAGAAGGGAGAGGATGAAACTTTATCTTAAAGGTGAGAAATGTTATACAGAGAAATGTCCTCTTGAAAGAAAAAATTATCCGCCCGGTCAACATGGACCGTTGAGGCGAGCGAGGCTGTCGGAGTATGGGATTCAATTACGTGAGAAGCAGAAGTTACGCAGAATTTATGGGGTTCTTGAACGTCAATTCAGGAGATATTTTGAAATGGCAACAAGGCAAAAAGGTAAAACCGGAGAAAATTTAATAAAGATACTTGAAAGACGGCTTGATAATGTTGTATATCGTCTTGGATTTGCTCCATCAAGGAAAGCTGCAAGACAACTCGTTAAACATAGGCATATCCTTGTAAATGGTAAGATTGTTGATATCCCTTCATATCTTGTTGAACCTGGTGATGAGATAAGAGTAAGGGATAAAAGCAAAGAACTTGAAATAATTCATAACTCATTAAAGCGTGTCACTGAATCAAGCCTTGTCCCATGGCTTCAACTTAATAAAGCAACTTTAAGTGGCGTGTTTATGTATATACCAGAGCGTTCAGAGATACCGATAAATGTCAATGAGCAGTTGATCGTTGAACTTTATTCCAAGTAA
- a CDS encoding DNA-directed RNA polymerase subunit alpha — protein MLNISLTFPENVVMDEATYSNTFGRFIIQPLERGYGVTIGNALRRVLLSSIPGYAFIAVKIEGVLHEFSTIPGVVEDVTDIVLNLKGVRFKLIDKSIKKVNVLVKGPGKFKAGDIQKQNSGIEILNPEHHIAEITGNTEFEMDLWIGYGKGYVPAEELEYLEPAPPVTPQQGIIMLDAIFTPIKNVRYFIENVRLKQKGDYEKLTLEIETDGSIAPDDALVSAAKILKEHFEIVIELHPQAEPEPIKSTEEGKAVNEKDRIRKILKTPIEELFLSMRAFNILKTNGLNTIGDIVRYQEHQLLSFKNLGRTSLNEIKKIIEGYGLHFGFDVDKYLKES, from the coding sequence ATGTTAAATATTTCATTGACTTTTCCAGAAAATGTAGTGATGGATGAAGCGACATATTCAAATACTTTTGGAAGGTTTATTATTCAACCGCTTGAGCGTGGATATGGGGTGACAATTGGGAATGCATTAAGAAGAGTTCTTCTCTCATCAATTCCTGGTTATGCTTTCATTGCTGTGAAAATAGAAGGAGTGCTTCATGAGTTCTCAACAATTCCTGGAGTTGTTGAGGATGTTACAGATATTGTGCTCAACTTAAAGGGCGTTAGATTTAAGTTGATTGATAAATCAATAAAAAAAGTAAATGTACTTGTCAAAGGACCCGGTAAATTCAAAGCTGGAGATATACAGAAGCAAAATTCTGGTATAGAGATTTTGAATCCCGAGCATCATATTGCAGAGATTACAGGAAATACTGAATTTGAAATGGACTTGTGGATTGGTTATGGGAAAGGTTATGTTCCAGCTGAAGAGCTTGAATATCTTGAGCCAGCTCCTCCAGTGACCCCGCAGCAGGGAATAATAATGCTTGATGCAATTTTTACCCCGATAAAAAATGTGAGATATTTTATTGAGAATGTTCGTTTGAAGCAAAAAGGTGATTATGAAAAATTGACCCTTGAGATAGAAACAGATGGTTCAATAGCCCCGGATGATGCTCTTGTCAGTGCAGCAAAGATTTTGAAGGAACATTTTGAAATTGTGATTGAACTCCATCCACAGGCAGAACCTGAACCAATTAAATCCACTGAGGAAGGTAAGGCTGTTAATGAGAAGGATCGTATCAGGAAAATTTTGAAGACGCCGATTGAAGAACTTTTTCTGAGCATGAGAGCTTTTAACATTTTAAAGACGAACGGTTTAAATACAATTGGTGATATCGTAAGGTATCAAGAGCATCAACTTTTGAGCTTCAAAAACTTAGGTAGAACCTCGTTAAACGAGATAAAGAAAATTATTGAAGGATACGGTTTACACTTTGGTTTTGATGTGGATAAATATCTGAAGGAAAGTTAA
- a CDS encoding Beta-barrel assembly machine subunit BamD, translating into MLKKISLLFFTLATFMLAQVNLQEMRDFKFAYSLFEDGMYQLAFTEFQKFIKNYPESKFVEEAQFFSAESMFKLGEYDSALKIYISILSNLPSTRFKDKANYRIAEIYLKRKNFISAIENFKKAIETSSDKLLISQSAYYLGEIYFEQNDLRNALRYYTLSYEVDTTGEVAPFAIFSAGFILHKQGKFQEAIEKYKSLIEKFGEGRGKLEKILNDARLNLAECYYKLKNYENAIEFAREALKEGENERVVFLLGESYYAIGLYDSAKFYYDDYLKKFPNGEFRQHASYSIGWIYYKQGKHAEAIQVFDSLSKGDGEIAGLSLFYLGEVKKVAGDTAGAISVFKNFIERSRNYTNLYARANYELGLIYFSQGKYDSAIAHLEKIHLEDTSDVKIKAFELLAQSYIRMGNYSKGASILRMIRNEFELSSDNEAVNIYSEGIALMRDGKFNEAIKVFEEFLSKFPNNVNVEFALLYAGELYYKLGDYKNARRCYIEILNRFPKSTNAEQALYSIAWSYFKEGNYAEAVKQFEKFLSQYSIGKRALDARLRLADSYFMMKNYKQAELNYLSFVRLFGDQEGADYAYFQLSQVYFRQRQMLRSLEMLNLLLNKFPNSALVPSARYQIGWIYFQDKNYTPAINSFREVVERYPNSELAPRALYGIGDAYYNMGKYELAIKTYLEVIEKYPDSKYAGDAISGIQYSLSAQGKNPDLVDELISKSKNPEFLEIASFKKAEFQISQGNYLEGVNLYKKFVSNYPESKFLPKVYYELGRAYELMGRNFEAMEIYKSLIVKYPLNEFSQSALLRLGWMKYNSGEFAEAIEHLGKIETRAKFYDEVLYLMGLNYFSLGDTANALRKFREVINGFQTSDFADRARVKSAEILLNYDKIDDAVEILKPVILHRATDEVSAQAQYLYAESFFKLGNVDEAILQFLRVRYLYGEYVNFLPMAYYRIAQCYEIKGDYAKAGHFLNELLKMNISDEMRSKVIEKLEQLKTKITG; encoded by the coding sequence ATGTTAAAGAAAATTAGTTTACTCTTCTTTACGCTGGCAACTTTTATGCTTGCACAGGTAAATCTGCAGGAGATGCGTGATTTTAAATTTGCTTATTCCCTCTTTGAAGATGGAATGTATCAACTTGCATTTACCGAATTTCAGAAGTTTATAAAAAATTATCCCGAAAGTAAGTTCGTTGAAGAAGCACAGTTTTTTAGCGCTGAATCAATGTTCAAACTTGGGGAATATGACTCCGCCCTTAAAATTTACATCTCCATTTTATCCAACCTCCCGAGCACAAGATTTAAAGACAAAGCAAACTATAGAATCGCAGAGATATACCTGAAGCGGAAAAATTTTATTTCGGCGATTGAAAATTTTAAAAAAGCAATTGAAACATCATCAGATAAGTTGTTAATTTCTCAATCTGCGTATTACCTTGGTGAAATTTATTTTGAACAGAATGATTTAAGAAATGCCTTGAGATATTACACGCTTTCTTATGAGGTTGATACTACGGGTGAGGTTGCGCCCTTTGCGATTTTTTCAGCTGGTTTCATCCTTCATAAACAGGGGAAGTTTCAAGAAGCAATTGAAAAGTATAAAAGTCTGATTGAAAAATTTGGCGAAGGCAGAGGGAAACTTGAAAAAATTCTTAACGATGCGAGATTAAATCTTGCTGAATGTTATTATAAGTTGAAAAATTATGAAAATGCGATTGAATTTGCTCGCGAGGCTCTGAAAGAAGGGGAAAATGAAAGGGTTGTTTTTCTTCTTGGCGAGAGCTATTACGCAATTGGATTATATGATTCGGCAAAATTTTATTATGACGATTATTTGAAAAAATTTCCAAACGGTGAGTTCAGACAACATGCCTCTTATTCAATTGGCTGGATTTATTATAAGCAAGGGAAACATGCGGAAGCCATTCAAGTTTTTGATTCACTTTCAAAAGGAGATGGTGAGATAGCTGGGCTTTCCCTTTTTTACCTTGGAGAAGTCAAAAAAGTTGCAGGTGATACCGCTGGCGCAATTTCTGTATTTAAGAATTTTATTGAGAGAAGCAGAAATTATACAAATCTCTATGCTCGGGCAAATTATGAACTTGGCTTGATTTATTTTTCACAAGGGAAATATGATAGCGCAATTGCCCATCTTGAAAAAATTCATCTTGAAGATACGAGCGATGTTAAGATAAAAGCATTTGAACTTCTTGCTCAATCTTATATAAGAATGGGGAATTATTCAAAAGGTGCATCTATTCTGCGAATGATAAGGAATGAATTTGAACTTTCAAGTGACAATGAAGCGGTTAACATTTACAGTGAAGGGATTGCATTGATGAGGGATGGAAAATTTAACGAGGCAATAAAAGTTTTTGAGGAATTTTTATCAAAGTTTCCAAATAATGTAAATGTTGAGTTTGCTCTTTTGTACGCGGGCGAATTATATTACAAACTTGGGGATTATAAAAACGCAAGAAGATGTTACATTGAGATTTTAAATCGCTTTCCGAAAAGCACAAACGCAGAGCAAGCGCTTTACTCAATTGCTTGGTCATATTTTAAAGAAGGGAATTATGCCGAAGCGGTAAAACAATTTGAAAAATTTTTAAGTCAATACTCAATCGGTAAAAGGGCGCTTGATGCACGGCTTAGGCTTGCAGATTCTTATTTTATGATGAAAAATTACAAACAAGCGGAATTGAATTACCTTTCCTTTGTTCGTCTTTTCGGAGATCAAGAAGGAGCTGATTATGCATATTTTCAACTTTCCCAAGTTTATTTCCGTCAGCGTCAAATGTTGCGATCGCTTGAAATGTTAAATCTTTTGCTTAATAAATTCCCCAATTCAGCGCTTGTTCCGTCGGCAAGGTATCAAATCGGTTGGATTTATTTCCAAGATAAAAATTATACCCCTGCAATAAACTCATTCCGTGAGGTTGTTGAGAGATATCCGAATAGCGAACTTGCTCCCCGAGCGCTTTACGGAATTGGAGATGCTTATTATAACATGGGGAAATATGAACTTGCCATAAAAACGTATCTTGAAGTGATTGAAAAATACCCGGATTCAAAATATGCAGGTGATGCGATCTCAGGAATTCAATATTCACTTTCGGCACAGGGGAAAAACCCAGATCTTGTTGATGAACTTATCTCAAAGAGCAAAAATCCAGAGTTTCTTGAAATTGCTTCATTCAAGAAGGCGGAGTTTCAAATTTCACAGGGGAATTATCTTGAAGGTGTAAATCTTTACAAAAAATTCGTCTCAAACTATCCAGAGAGCAAATTTTTGCCAAAGGTTTATTATGAGCTTGGCAGGGCTTATGAGCTGATGGGAAGAAATTTTGAGGCGATGGAAATTTATAAAAGTCTTATCGTAAAGTATCCGCTAAACGAATTTTCTCAAAGTGCACTTCTTAGGCTTGGATGGATGAAATATAATTCTGGTGAATTTGCTGAAGCAATAGAGCATCTCGGGAAAATTGAAACGAGGGCAAAATTTTATGATGAGGTTCTATACCTTATGGGGTTAAACTATTTTTCACTTGGTGATACCGCAAACGCTTTGAGAAAATTTAGAGAGGTGATAAATGGATTTCAAACTTCCGATTTTGCCGATAGAGCAAGGGTTAAATCAGCTGAAATTTTATTGAATTATGATAAAATTGACGACGCAGTTGAAATTTTAAAGCCCGTTATTTTGCACAGGGCAACGGATGAAGTTTCTGCACAGGCGCAATATCTTTATGCTGAGTCATTTTTTAAACTCGGGAATGTTGATGAGGCTATACTTCAGTTTTTGAGGGTGAGATATCTTTATGGAGAATATGTTAATTTTTTGCCGATGGCTTACTATCGCATCGCACAATGCTATGAAATCAAAGGCGATTATGCAAAAGCCGGACATTTTTTAAATGAGCTCTTGAAAATGAACATAAGTGACGAAATGAGAAGCAAGGTTATTGAAAAACTTGAACAATTAAAAACAAAAATAACAGGTTAA
- a CDS encoding HEAT repeat-containing protein encodes MKDENWRVRYAVAEALGKITGQDFGIDHNRWSSWWRENKKKFIKK; translated from the coding sequence TTGAAGGATGAAAATTGGCGTGTTCGCTATGCAGTAGCCGAGGCTCTTGGGAAGATTACAGGACAGGATTTTGGTATAGACCATAACAGATGGAGTAGCTGGTGGCGAGAAAATAAAAAGAAATTTATAAAAAAATAA
- a CDS encoding Na+/proline symporter — MVKFVFLDYFWLVLYLILMTGAGVLFYNLGKRSEADFFLAGRALPWWLPAMSVYATHTATDTPMWVSGVIYKHGLRGLWYTFFSAWCAIAAFVSARIFRRSVAYSQAEWQSLRYSGLGAELLRGWMAGWGSFLNMFILGWVGIAMGKLCNYLFGWESWVGLVSFSAITAIYVLTAGYWGVVMADFQQGIIALLVIIIASFWGIREAGGPYGIVQKLYEIGEAWRLNPFSFTGLFSGDFPIAWFVTMIIIAVLGGFGMGTSIDWYVEAQRIQSSKTVRDASYSIWWGTALTLTRNALWAVAIIAFFVMYPYMTDTKEYEMAWFRIAFEHLPAGMAGFLFAGIVAIHISTISTHLNLGSVYLTRDIYHHYVNPNASQKELVWVGRISTFILLIGSFIYGSMMEEITKWLIFALWIMGAGMWLPNILQVVWWRFNSWGYLSAWIANLGFSWLVVWILPAFGIIPELPDYLQFWILMVLTALVYIPVTLLTKPEDMEHLVKYYVMTRPIGWWKPVENEARKRGLIK, encoded by the coding sequence ATGGTAAAGTTTGTCTTTCTGGATTACTTTTGGCTTGTTCTTTACCTTATTTTGATGACTGGGGCGGGGGTTTTGTTCTATAATCTTGGTAAAAGATCTGAGGCGGATTTCTTTCTTGCTGGGAGAGCATTGCCATGGTGGCTTCCTGCAATGAGCGTTTATGCTACGCATACAGCAACAGATACGCCAATGTGGGTAAGCGGTGTTATCTATAAACATGGCTTGAGAGGGCTTTGGTATACCTTTTTCTCCGCATGGTGTGCGATTGCTGCATTTGTTTCGGCGAGAATTTTCAGAAGATCAGTTGCGTACTCACAGGCGGAATGGCAAAGTTTGAGATATTCAGGGCTTGGGGCTGAACTTTTAAGAGGTTGGATGGCTGGATGGGGTTCATTCCTTAACATGTTTATCCTTGGATGGGTTGGTATAGCAATGGGAAAACTCTGTAATTATCTTTTCGGTTGGGAAAGCTGGGTTGGATTAGTTTCATTTTCAGCTATAACTGCAATTTATGTATTGACAGCAGGATATTGGGGTGTTGTGATGGCTGACTTTCAACAGGGAATAATTGCACTTCTTGTTATAATTATTGCTTCATTTTGGGGAATTCGTGAAGCTGGTGGTCCTTATGGGATTGTTCAAAAACTATATGAAATTGGTGAAGCTTGGCGATTAAATCCGTTTAGTTTCACGGGGCTTTTCTCAGGCGATTTCCCAATTGCGTGGTTTGTAACTATGATAATTATTGCTGTTTTAGGTGGGTTTGGAATGGGAACAAGTATTGATTGGTATGTTGAAGCTCAAAGAATTCAATCATCAAAAACGGTTCGTGATGCCTCGTATAGTATCTGGTGGGGCACTGCGTTGACATTGACAAGAAATGCCCTTTGGGCTGTTGCTATAATTGCTTTTTTTGTGATGTATCCATATATGACCGACACAAAAGAGTATGAGATGGCATGGTTTAGAATTGCTTTTGAACATCTCCCAGCTGGCATGGCTGGATTTTTGTTCGCAGGTATTGTGGCAATTCATATATCAACTATTTCAACGCATTTAAATCTTGGTTCAGTTTACCTAACCCGTGATATTTATCATCATTATGTAAATCCAAACGCAAGCCAAAAAGAGCTTGTGTGGGTTGGGAGAATTTCAACATTTATTCTTCTAATTGGCTCGTTTATTTATGGCTCAATGATGGAGGAAATAACAAAATGGTTGATTTTTGCACTGTGGATAATGGGTGCCGGGATGTGGCTTCCAAACATCCTGCAAGTTGTATGGTGGAGATTTAATTCTTGGGGTTATCTTTCAGCTTGGATTGCAAACCTTGGATTTTCATGGCTTGTTGTGTGGATTCTGCCCGCATTTGGAATTATCCCCGAATTGCCTGATTATTTGCAATTTTGGATTTTAATGGTTTTAACTGCTCTTGTTTATATTCCCGTGACTCTTCTGACAAAACCTGAGGATATGGAACATCTTGTCAAGTATTATGTTATGACAAGACCGATTGGATGGTGGAAACCTGTTGAAAATGAAGCAAGGAAAAGGGGATTGATAAAATAA
- a CDS encoding bacterial translation initiation factor 1 (bIF-1): MGKQEGVKVDGVVIEALPNATFKVKLDNGLEVTAHVSGKMRMHFIKILPGDKVQVELSPYDLTKGRIIYRYK; encoded by the coding sequence ATGGGAAAGCAAGAAGGTGTCAAGGTTGACGGCGTTGTGATTGAAGCTTTACCGAATGCAACTTTTAAGGTGAAACTTGATAACGGTCTTGAGGTTACAGCGCATGTTTCGGGAAAGATGCGAATGCATTTTATTAAAATTTTGCCAGGTGATAAGGTTCAAGTTGAACTTTCACCTTATGACCTAACGAAGGGACGAATCATTTATAGATATAAATAA